The genomic stretch GCGGCTGAGGAACAAGTCGTATCCGCCCAGGCCGTCTTCCCGCCGCAGTGCACTGAAGATGAGGTAGCTCTCATCAGGCGCAATCCACGGCTCGAGTTCATGGACCGACGAGTTGATGGCGGGACCCAGATTTTCTGGCGGCTGGTAGGCGCCGTCGACCCAGCGGGAGACCCAGAGGTCGCTGCCACCCAGTGTGCCGTCTCGCTCACCCCCGAAGTAGAGATTGCCATTGGCGGCCACGGCCGGTGACCACTCGTCGCGGTGCTTGTCGTTGACGGGGGCCGGAAGGCGTCGCGCGTCCTCCCATGCTCCGTCGGCGTCCAGCGACGCGGCCCAGATGTCATACGAGCTTCGGGGGCCTTGCTCCCCAGGCTCGGGACGGTTGGAGATGAAGTACACCGTCCGCCCGTCGGGCGAGAGGTGTGGGTCCGCGTTGCTCCACTCGGTGGCGAAGCGCGGGAGCACCGGACGGGACCAGTGCCCTTCATCGGTCAACTGCGTTTCGTAGAGCGTATATTGTTGGAAACGGTCATCTGCCCTTCCAAAGAGCACGCGTCGCTGGTCTGGAGAGAAGGCCATGAAGAAGTCCCAGGCCCCGGTGGTGAAGAGCCCCGCGCCGTAGAGTTCGGGCGCGCAGGTGCCCCCGTGATTCTCCAGCGCCTCCGCGGGCCGTCCACCGTGTGCGCCACAACCCAGCTCCCAGAACGTCATCATCAAGAGCACGCCTCGCATCGACGACATCCCCGCCATGTACGGCTCCTCCTGGACATTGCTTCAGCACCACGGCGGTCGGGATAGCATCGGCCCATGAGGCGAAACTTTGGGAATGTTGCGGTGCTTCCCGAGCGGGCTCCCGGCTATCACGCGCTCAGCGCGGGCGATGCCTTCGACATCAGTGACTGTGTCTGTCGAGCAGGCACCCGCAGCCCCATCTTCGGCGGCGAGCACGCTCGGGTCTGCATCAGTGTCGTGCTGTCCGGCGTGTTCCATGTCCGAAGCCCCGAGGGGGCCGCGGTGGTGGGGCCGGGCGCGCTGCTGCTCGGGAACCGGTCGGCGCCCTATGAGTTCCGGCACGTCGATGATGGAGGAGACCGGTCGCTCGTCATCGAGTGCTCCGACGCGCTGCTGGACGATGCCCTCCGCTCGCTGGGACGCTCCTCGCGAGGAACGCGCCCCTTCGCGCGCGTCTGCGCTCCGGCGTCGCTCACGTCGGTGAACGCCGTCCTCCTGGCGCGACAAGCGCTCGAGAGTGGCCAGGTGGAGGACCTGCGAGAGGCGGCCCTGGCGGTGGTGGACGCGGGGGTGACGCTGGGAAGCAACCCGACGGAGACACGGGTGGAGGTCTCCGACCTTCAGGCGCGCAGAGTGGCCCGGGTCCTGCGGTATCTCGAATCAAAGTTCATGGAGGACTGCTCGCTGGACACGCTCGCGGACGTCGCGGGGCTCACGAGCTTTCACTTCCTGCGCATGTTCCGAGCAGTGACGGGGCAGACACCCCGCCAGCTCGTCATCGCCACGCGGCTTGGCATGGCGGCCTCGGCGCTGCGCGGCAGCCGTGCGCGAATCACCGACGTCGCCCTGGAAGCCGGCTTCGGTGACCTGTCCCACTTCACGACGAGCTTCACGCGAGCGTTCGGTCTCTCGCCTCGTGCCTACCGCGCTCGCGCGCGCCAACACGCCTGACCGCGGTGGCAGGCGCGGCTCGCGTTTCCGCCATCGAACACCTGCGTCACTGCCTCAGGGCATCGCC from Myxococcus xanthus encodes the following:
- a CDS encoding TolB family protein, whose amino-acid sequence is MSSMRGVLLMMTFWELGCGAHGGRPAEALENHGGTCAPELYGAGLFTTGAWDFFMAFSPDQRRVLFGRADDRFQQYTLYETQLTDEGHWSRPVLPRFATEWSNADPHLSPDGRTVYFISNRPEPGEQGPRSSYDIWAASLDADGAWEDARRLPAPVNDKHRDEWSPAVAANGNLYFGGERDGTLGGSDLWVSRWVDGAYQPPENLGPAINSSVHELEPWIAPDESYLIFSALRREDGLGGYDLFLSRKVDGAWTPARRLCEGINTAASDYNHSVSPDGKWLYFSSTRPFTGDVGARFDAPRDDSAVQGIGRGTGDMYRIPMSALGL
- a CDS encoding helix-turn-helix domain-containing protein translates to MRRNFGNVAVLPERAPGYHALSAGDAFDISDCVCRAGTRSPIFGGEHARVCISVVLSGVFHVRSPEGAAVVGPGALLLGNRSAPYEFRHVDDGGDRSLVIECSDALLDDALRSLGRSSRGTRPFARVCAPASLTSVNAVLLARQALESGQVEDLREAALAVVDAGVTLGSNPTETRVEVSDLQARRVARVLRYLESKFMEDCSLDTLADVAGLTSFHFLRMFRAVTGQTPRQLVIATRLGMAASALRGSRARITDVALEAGFGDLSHFTTSFTRAFGLSPRAYRARARQHA